One Glycine max cultivar Williams 82 chromosome 6, Glycine_max_v4.0, whole genome shotgun sequence DNA segment encodes these proteins:
- the LOC100776583 gene encoding plant cysteine oxidase 3 isoform X1, whose translation MVFSSLRGYFSMRQQSSKVQALYDHCKTILSPSGSGTAPPSSQALMKLSSILDTIQPADVGLKEETADDDRGLGFFGANALSRVTRWAQPITYVDIHECDSFTMCIFCFPTSSVIPLHDHPGMTVFSKLLYGSLHVKGYDWVEPPCIIESKGPGYGQVRLAKLAVDKVLNALCDTSVLYPKHGNLHCFAAVTPCAMLDILTPPYREEEGRSCTYYHDYPYSAFLAGNAPIRDGEEEEYVWLAELESPSDLYMRQGVYAGPAIQF comes from the exons ATGGTTTTCTCTTCACTTCGCGGGTACTTTAGTATGAGGCAACAAAGCTCCAAGGTTCAGGCTTTGTATGACCATTGCAAAACCATCTTATCACCCTCTGGCTCTGGAACAGCCCCTCCTTCGTCCCAAGCTCTGATGAAGCTTTCTTCGATTCTGG ACACTATTCAACCGGCTGATGTTGGCCTTAAGGAAGAAACTGCAGATGATGATCGAGGGCTTGGATTTTTTGGTGCTAATGCACTTAGTAGAGTAACTCGTTGGGCTCAACCAATAACATATGTGGACATTCATGAATGTGACAGTTTTACG ATGTGTATATTTTGTTTCCCTACTTCTTCAGTTATTCCTCTCCATGATCATCCTGGGATGACTGTATTTAGCAAACTTCTCTATGGCTCTTTGCatgtgaaaggttatgactGGGTTGAGCCTCCCTGCATCATAGAAAGCAAAGGACCTGGATATGGTCAAG TACGACTAGCAAAGTTAGCAGTTGATAAGGTCTTGAATGCACTGTGTGATACATCAGTTTTATATCCCAAACACGGAAATCTGCACTGTTTTGCAGCAGTGACACCTTGTGCCATGCTAGACATTCTCACACCTCCTTACAGAGAAGAGGAAGGAAGGAGTTGTACTTATTATCATGATTATCCTTATTCAGCATTCT TAGCTGGAAATGCACCTATACGTGACGGGGAAGAGGAGGAATATGTGTGGCTCGCAGAGTTAGAATCACCTAGTGATCTTTATATGCGCCAGGGGGTATATGCGGGTCCAGCTATTCAGTTTTAG
- the LOC100776583 gene encoding plant cysteine oxidase 3 isoform X2: MVFSSLRGYFSMRQQSSKVQALYDHCKTILSPSGSGTAPPSSQALMKLSSILDTIQPADVGLKEETADDDRGLGFFGANALSRVTRWAQPITYVDIHECDSFTMCIFCFPTSSVIPLHDHPGMTVFSKLLYGSLHVKGYDWVEPPCIIESKGPGYGQVRLAKLAVDKVLNALCDTSVLYPKHGNLHCFAAVTPCAMLDILTPPYREEEGRSCTYYHDYPYSAFCTKWIPL, from the exons ATGGTTTTCTCTTCACTTCGCGGGTACTTTAGTATGAGGCAACAAAGCTCCAAGGTTCAGGCTTTGTATGACCATTGCAAAACCATCTTATCACCCTCTGGCTCTGGAACAGCCCCTCCTTCGTCCCAAGCTCTGATGAAGCTTTCTTCGATTCTGG ACACTATTCAACCGGCTGATGTTGGCCTTAAGGAAGAAACTGCAGATGATGATCGAGGGCTTGGATTTTTTGGTGCTAATGCACTTAGTAGAGTAACTCGTTGGGCTCAACCAATAACATATGTGGACATTCATGAATGTGACAGTTTTACG ATGTGTATATTTTGTTTCCCTACTTCTTCAGTTATTCCTCTCCATGATCATCCTGGGATGACTGTATTTAGCAAACTTCTCTATGGCTCTTTGCatgtgaaaggttatgactGGGTTGAGCCTCCCTGCATCATAGAAAGCAAAGGACCTGGATATGGTCAAG TACGACTAGCAAAGTTAGCAGTTGATAAGGTCTTGAATGCACTGTGTGATACATCAGTTTTATATCCCAAACACGGAAATCTGCACTGTTTTGCAGCAGTGACACCTTGTGCCATGCTAGACATTCTCACACCTCCTTACAGAGAAGAGGAAGGAAGGAGTTGTACTTATTATCATGATTATCCTTATTCAGCATTCT GTACAAAATGGATTCCCCTGTAG